The proteins below are encoded in one region of Gopherus flavomarginatus isolate rGopFla2 chromosome 12, rGopFla2.mat.asm, whole genome shotgun sequence:
- the LOC127032883 gene encoding olfactory receptor 5V1-like: protein MKNQTTPTEFILLGFHNIQGLHFLLSWVISIIYIFTILGNMLIIFLSLVQPCLQTPMYFFLGNLSLLDVCLTTTTVPQMLVHLVSGRSSISYARCATQLYFFLFFVGAECMLLATMAYDRYMAICKPLRYTLLMNRKFCVLLVSVSWLSGALNAALHTFLTIHLPFCEANRINYFFCDIPPLLALSCGDISFNITMILVSSIFLGWSPTLCIGLSYGYIVSRIVKIHSPEGRSKAFSTCVSHLTAVLLYYGSSIFTYVRPLSSYSLDNDKLISLLYNIITPMLNPLIYTLRNKDVKRAMKKVLVRKMFF, encoded by the coding sequence ATGAAGAACCAAACCACACCaactgaattcatccttcttggaTTTCATAATATTCAGGGGTTACATTTCCTACTGTCTTGGGTTATCTCCATCATCTACATCTTCACCATCTTGGGGAACATgctcatcatcttcctctccttggTGCAACCATGTCTCCAAACCccaatgtacttcttcctgggaaaCCTTTCCCTCCTAGACGTCTGCCTGACCACCACCACTGTCCCCCAGATGCTGGTGCACCTCGTCTCAGGCAGGAGCAGTATCTCCTATGCAAGATGTGCAACACAACTCTACTTCTTCCTCTTTTTTGTGGGTGCTGAGTGCATGTTGCTGGCCACCATGGCGTACGACCGCTACATGGCCATATGCAAACCCCTGCGCTACACGCTGCTCATGAACAGGAAGttttgtgttctgctggtgtcagTCTCCTGGCTTAGTGGTGCACTCAATGCAGCCTTGCACACATTCCTCACTATCCACCTACCCTTCTGTGAGGCCAACAGGATCAACTACTTCTTCTGTGATATTCCACCACTGCTGGCTCTTTCCTGTGGAGACATCTCATTCAATATCACCATGATACTGGTCTCCAGCATCTTCTTGGGGTGGAGCCCCACCCTGTGCATTGGACTTTCATATGGGTACATTGTTTCAAGGATAGTGAAGATACATTCCCCTGAGGGGAGGAGCAAGGCCTTCTCCACCTGTGTGTCACATCTCACCGCAGTCCTGCTCTACTATGGAAGTAGTATCTTCACTTATGTCAGACCCCTCTCTAGCTACTCACTGGATAATGACAAGTTAATTTCTCTGCTGTACAACATCATCACCCCCATGTTAAACCCATTGATCTATACTCTGAGGAACAAGGATGTGAAGAGAGCCATGAAAAAGGtcctagtgaggaaaatgttCTTCTAA